DNA sequence from the Leptospira kanakyensis genome:
AAACAATCATACTTTTAACTCGTCCTGCAGCTTCATAAAGAATTGTTTGCACAGAACTTTCTGATTGTGCCCTTGCCTGTAGAGTTAACAAGGTAAAAATAGAACTCATATTATTTTTAACGCGGTGGTGAATTTCTTTGAGTATGTTTTCTTTTTCGAGTAAAAGTTTTTGGATTTTTGATTCCGAAAGATTCCGAACACTCACATCTCGTAAAATTACAGTATATAGTTTTTCTTCTTTGACAGAAATCTGAGAAATCGAAGCCTCTATAGGAAATTCTTCTCCATTGGATCGAAGCCCTCGAATCTCTCCCAATGCACCCATAGCCCGACGACTAACACCTGTTTTTGAAAAAGAATCAATATTATTATCATGTTGGCTACGAAAATTTATTGGTATCAATTGGTCTAAAGGTTGGCCAATGATCTCCAATGATTGGTAACCAAACATTTTTTCCGCAGCTCCGTTAAAGAGTATGATTTTTTTAGATTGATCAATGCTGATGATAGCATCCATCGCTGATTCAATAATTTCAGTCAGTTTGGCTTCCGATTCTTTGACACGTCGCAGTGCATTCAATCGATCAGAGATATCTCTACCAACAGCAATGTATCCAATAGGCAAATCACTTTCATCGTCGAGGAGAACTTGGTTTACCTCAATGTTTCGGATGCTTCCATCCTTAGCATATTGGATTACCTCACCAATGAAACTCCCATCCAAGTTCACTCTTTGCATCACTTGTTCACTAGAAAGATTGATGTAGTCTGTTTTTAAAACTTCCATCACAGACTTTCCAATGACTTCTTCCGATTTCCAAAGATAAATTTTTTCTGCAGCTTTGTTCCAATAATTGATTTTATGATTAAAATCGGTACCAATCACAGCATCCAAAACGTTATTCAACATATTTGCTTGTTTGGCAATGTGACTTTGGACATTGTATTCGGCTGTGATGTCTCGAAAAACAAGTACAACACCCCTTGTTTCTCCATTTAAATCTTTAATGGGAGAACCCGAATCAGAAATTTGGTATTCCGATCCATCCCGAGAAAGAAGAACCGTGTGATTTGCAAGACCAACAATCGAATTAGTACGAAGAACAATATCTACAGGATTTTCAACTAAGGCACGAGTTTTCACATTCACAATTTTGAATACATCTTTGATATCAAGTCCGACACCTTCATCATGAGTCCAACCTGTTAACTTTTCTG
Encoded proteins:
- a CDS encoding PAS domain S-box protein yields the protein MTSVADKSILLVEDEAILAMFEKKQLEDGGYSVTHVNNGENAIQLIIQADKPFDLILMDIDLGKGLDGTQTATEILNHKEIPVVFLSSHTEREIVKKTESITSYGYVVKNSGFTVLDASIKMAFKLFEANELTKSKKEHLETVLHSIGDGVIATDSDGKVIRMNPIAEKLTGWTHDEGVGLDIKDVFKIVNVKTRALVENPVDIVLRTNSIVGLANHTVLLSRDGSEYQISDSGSPIKDLNGETRGVVLVFRDITAEYNVQSHIAKQANMLNNVLDAVIGTDFNHKINYWNKAAEKIYLWKSEEVIGKSVMEVLKTDYINLSSEQVMQRVNLDGSFIGEVIQYAKDGSIRNIEVNQVLLDDESDLPIGYIAVGRDISDRLNALRRVKESEAKLTEIIESAMDAIISIDQSKKIILFNGAAEKMFGYQSLEIIGQPLDQLIPINFRSQHDNNIDSFSKTGVSRRAMGALGEIRGLRSNGEEFPIEASISQISVKEEKLYTVILRDVSVRNLSESKIQKLLLEKENILKEIHHRVKNNMSSIFTLLTLQARAQSESSVQTILYEAAGRVKSMIVLYDKLYHSETDNTVSLQDYFPAIFNEIVSIFPKSVEVKMNILEEPIELNAKLLSSLGIILNELITNSMKHAFNEINHAVIGLKIFREDKKLYLEYSDNGLGIPESVSFENSPGFGLQLIGMLVDQIEGKISIVRQPSSIFLLEFAV